The Candidatus Baltobacteraceae bacterium genome has a window encoding:
- a CDS encoding NAD-dependent epimerase/dehydratase family protein: protein MVALIGGTGAVGRAIARVLRDQGRTYRVIGRNQPSLEKVFGSDSRAELRTWNADAVSARTALEGIDSAIYLVGVPYDHFELHPLLMRVTLEGAIAAGVKRMLLIGTVYPYGLPRTHTVDETHPREPHTFNARMRKQQGDLLLAAHGHGIETVELRLPDLYGPGMEKSYLTAQFANAPKGERSMMIGPVDVRHEWAFIPDCAAVAVRLLDDSRSYGTFWNYGGPGEITLRQFSDKIYAACGHKPRYFVVNKTLLQIFGIFNPQMRRLAEMNYLMSNPIVLSDARLSSLLGELPKTSYDDGIRLTLARTDESPL, encoded by the coding sequence GTGGTAGCACTCATCGGTGGAACGGGGGCGGTCGGGCGCGCAATTGCGCGCGTGCTCCGCGACCAGGGACGCACGTACCGAGTGATCGGTCGAAACCAACCATCGCTCGAGAAAGTCTTCGGAAGCGATTCCCGAGCCGAGCTGAGGACGTGGAACGCCGATGCCGTGTCGGCACGTACGGCGCTCGAAGGCATTGATTCGGCGATCTATCTCGTCGGCGTCCCTTACGACCATTTCGAGCTCCACCCGCTCTTGATGCGTGTAACGCTCGAGGGCGCAATAGCGGCCGGCGTCAAGCGGATGTTGCTCATTGGCACCGTCTATCCGTACGGGTTGCCGCGAACGCATACGGTCGACGAAACGCATCCCCGTGAACCCCATACCTTTAATGCGAGGATGCGGAAGCAGCAAGGAGACCTGCTGCTAGCTGCCCACGGTCACGGTATCGAAACGGTGGAGTTGCGTCTACCCGATCTCTACGGACCCGGCATGGAAAAGAGTTATCTGACCGCGCAATTCGCGAACGCGCCGAAGGGAGAACGTTCGATGATGATCGGCCCCGTGGACGTACGCCACGAGTGGGCGTTCATTCCCGATTGCGCTGCCGTAGCCGTCCGGTTGCTCGACGATTCACGCAGCTACGGAACGTTTTGGAACTACGGAGGTCCGGGTGAAATCACGCTGCGCCAGTTTTCGGACAAAATCTATGCCGCATGCGGCCATAAGCCGCGATACTTCGTCGTGAACAAAACCTTGCTCCAAATCTTCGGCATCTTCAACCCCCAAATGCGACGCCTCGCCGAGATGAATTACCTGATGTCGAATCCGATCGTTCTCAGCGACGCGAGGCTGAGCAGTCTCCTCGGCGAGCTTCCTAAAACCAGCTACGACGATGGAATTCGCCTGACGCTCGCGCGTACGGACGAATCGCCGTTGTGA
- a CDS encoding NmrA family NAD(P)-binding protein, whose product MIKPRILVTGATGKTGSVVAAELLQAGYPVRALVHRADHRSARLQALGAQIAVADLSDAERIIDALKDVQRAYYCPPFDPYMIHGAVAFAVAAKAARLEHIVGLTQWLASPSHPSLMTRQHWLVDRLFSMTPGVGHTILRPGYFAEAYLVMTGLAANLGIFPRLNGDSRNAPPSNEDIARVAVAALIDPDRHSGKTYRPTGPELLGPQEMAAAIGRAVGRSVRVVPTPMWLFYKTARAAGLSIDVLAGIRYYNRDHELGAFELGAPTNDVLDVTGRPPEDFETIARRYAALPANRRTFGNGLRQLAQFLTVPFRPSYNLERYDRELRRPFPSAPEFAPESAVWRREHLVKPFDRQRAQAEG is encoded by the coding sequence ATGATCAAGCCGAGGATCCTCGTGACCGGCGCAACCGGAAAGACGGGCAGCGTCGTCGCTGCGGAGCTGCTGCAAGCCGGATATCCGGTGCGCGCCTTGGTGCATCGAGCCGACCATCGCAGCGCGCGACTGCAGGCGCTTGGAGCACAGATCGCCGTCGCCGACCTGAGCGACGCCGAGCGAATCATCGACGCGCTCAAGGACGTGCAGCGCGCCTATTACTGCCCGCCCTTCGATCCGTACATGATCCACGGCGCAGTCGCATTCGCCGTGGCCGCCAAGGCCGCGCGGCTCGAGCACATCGTCGGCCTTACCCAATGGCTGGCGAGCCCCTCGCATCCCTCACTCATGACCCGCCAGCACTGGCTGGTCGACCGGCTCTTCTCGATGACGCCCGGCGTCGGACATACGATCCTCAGACCAGGCTACTTCGCCGAGGCGTATCTCGTGATGACCGGACTCGCCGCCAATCTCGGCATCTTCCCTCGACTCAACGGCGACAGCCGAAACGCCCCGCCGTCAAACGAAGACATCGCACGCGTTGCCGTCGCGGCGTTGATCGATCCCGATCGGCATTCTGGGAAAACCTACCGGCCTACCGGGCCGGAACTGCTCGGCCCGCAAGAGATGGCCGCGGCAATCGGCCGGGCCGTCGGGCGATCGGTGCGCGTCGTGCCGACGCCGATGTGGCTGTTCTACAAAACCGCCCGAGCCGCGGGCCTTTCGATAGACGTCCTCGCCGGCATACGCTATTACAATCGCGATCACGAACTCGGCGCCTTCGAGTTAGGTGCGCCAACCAATGACGTGCTCGACGTAACCGGCCGCCCACCCGAAGACTTTGAGACGATCGCTCGCCGATACGCGGCACTGCCGGCCAATCGGCGCACCTTTGGCAACGGGCTTCGTCAGCTCGCGCAATTTCTCACCGTCCCCTTCAGACCTAGTTACAACCTGGAGCGCTACGATCGCGAGCTTCGCCGGCCGTTTCCATCCGCGCCGGAGTTTGCGCCGGAGTCTGCAGTCTGGCGGCGCGAGCACCTCGTCAAACCGTTCGATCGACAACGGGCGCAAGCGGAGGGATGA
- a CDS encoding TetR/AcrR family transcriptional regulator, translating into MKRQENIEATGPRERILEAAFAAFMESGYASASTLDIATRARVSKRELYALIGNKQEILTACISERAKRLQAPRDLPVPRDRATLARVLGSLGAQLVREVTDPAVVAVFRLAIAEAVRAPEVAQVLDAVGRETSRTAVRTIMAQAKTAGLLDGRPADLADQFETLLWGDLMIGLLLGVAERPTRSEIERHARGAADAFLRLHHCSDGIT; encoded by the coding sequence GTGAAGCGTCAAGAGAATATTGAAGCGACCGGACCGCGCGAACGCATCCTCGAGGCTGCGTTCGCGGCGTTCATGGAGAGCGGCTATGCATCCGCAAGTACGCTGGACATCGCGACGCGCGCGCGCGTTTCGAAGCGCGAACTTTACGCGTTGATCGGCAACAAGCAAGAAATCTTGACTGCCTGCATCAGTGAACGAGCCAAACGACTCCAGGCCCCGAGGGATTTACCCGTTCCCCGCGACCGGGCAACACTCGCGCGCGTGCTGGGTTCGCTCGGTGCGCAGCTCGTTCGCGAGGTTACCGATCCTGCGGTCGTCGCGGTCTTCCGTCTCGCAATCGCCGAGGCCGTGCGTGCGCCCGAAGTTGCGCAAGTTCTCGACGCAGTCGGCCGCGAGACGAGTCGCACGGCTGTACGGACGATTATGGCGCAGGCGAAAACGGCGGGACTGCTCGACGGCCGGCCTGCCGACCTCGCCGATCAGTTCGAAACCCTGCTCTGGGGAGACCTGATGATCGGCCTGCTCCTTGGCGTCGCCGAACGCCCTACGCGTTCCGAAATCGAGCGACACGCGCGAGGTGCCGCCGACGCATTTTTGCGGCTCCATCACTGCAGCGACGGCATTACCTGA
- a CDS encoding DNA internalization-related competence protein ComEC/Rec2, protein MPASGLILCASGAVLGALAVAPLSTDARLVVAAASLGLLVYTLGEARVPPAFRTLLAAVLVLGALSGWLHARAEPHVVERRTAQYDALVLDRNGDGDTVVSLDGLRVLVRFPDPAPPIGASIVVRGRLEPFDDARNPGEPSERALQRERGFDARLESARTLVVRAFSTQSVEVWLAKAHAWAHEQLGARLGEPYASVLAGELWGERSALPPDLRAEFQETGTVHVLVTAGLHAGAVAALCLALFSAASLPRWSACVLTILAVWTFAVWSGAQLPAIRAATMVTAALTARACGRATYSYNALALAALAIVFVRPQSVATPSFALSFSCVAGIFTLAPLVERVIDRIAALPHLAREALVLSTATQLSTWPLTAAIFLQFGTFGLPANLAVVPCVAATMALGAAQLLLWWCPPLAQACANLNSWPLAWMLGAVRTFASLPDAAIPMTPAPAWCIAIYDAALLAAPVLVQRRAYVAACTATMFAAGLVLWPPHLDDRRLKITVLDVGQADAIVVRTPRGHALLVDGGGRLERGPQNDESLAERVGERVVVPFLLRQGIHALDAIVLSHPHGDHAGGIAPVLRKLRVTEFADGGQRYGGHAYQDSLATAHAQRVPIVYPRAGDEWRTDDGVVLHFLGPSLPLIANSHNDINENSVAFTLRYKSFCMLFTGDAGAAAEERFLAQGADLRCEVLKVGHHGSAYSSTPAFIAAVQPRYAIISVGRHNLFGHPAPSTIETLERFGATIYRTDENGAVVVTSDGTTAQVMPSLQ, encoded by the coding sequence ATGCCGGCCTCGGGACTGATTCTGTGCGCGAGCGGTGCCGTGCTCGGCGCGCTCGCGGTTGCGCCCCTTTCGACGGACGCGCGGCTCGTGGTCGCTGCCGCGTCGCTGGGACTGCTGGTCTATACCCTCGGCGAGGCGCGCGTGCCTCCGGCGTTTCGAACGCTGTTGGCCGCCGTCCTGGTCCTCGGTGCCCTCAGCGGATGGCTGCACGCGCGCGCGGAGCCGCACGTCGTCGAGCGGCGTACCGCGCAATACGACGCGCTGGTCCTCGACCGCAACGGCGACGGCGATACGGTCGTGAGCCTCGACGGTTTGCGCGTGCTCGTGCGATTTCCGGATCCCGCACCGCCGATCGGTGCGAGCATCGTCGTACGCGGACGGCTCGAGCCGTTCGACGATGCACGCAATCCGGGCGAACCGAGCGAACGCGCGCTGCAGCGAGAGCGCGGCTTCGACGCACGACTGGAAAGTGCGAGAACGCTCGTCGTGCGGGCTTTTTCCACGCAGAGTGTCGAGGTTTGGCTTGCGAAAGCGCACGCGTGGGCGCACGAACAGCTGGGTGCGCGATTGGGCGAGCCGTACGCCTCGGTGCTCGCCGGAGAGTTGTGGGGCGAACGTTCGGCGCTGCCGCCGGATCTGCGTGCCGAGTTTCAGGAGACGGGAACGGTACACGTGCTGGTGACGGCGGGATTGCACGCGGGCGCCGTTGCCGCTCTTTGCCTGGCACTGTTCTCGGCGGCGTCGCTGCCGCGGTGGAGCGCGTGCGTGTTGACGATACTTGCCGTTTGGACGTTCGCGGTATGGAGCGGCGCGCAGCTCCCGGCGATTCGCGCCGCAACCATGGTGACCGCGGCATTGACGGCGCGTGCCTGCGGCCGCGCGACCTATTCGTATAACGCGTTGGCACTCGCGGCGCTCGCGATCGTGTTCGTTCGGCCGCAAAGCGTCGCGACGCCGTCGTTCGCGCTCTCGTTTTCGTGCGTCGCTGGGATTTTCACGCTGGCACCGCTCGTCGAGCGCGTCATCGACCGCATCGCCGCGCTGCCGCATCTGGCGCGCGAAGCGCTCGTCCTCTCGACGGCGACGCAGCTCTCGACCTGGCCGCTGACCGCTGCAATCTTTCTGCAGTTCGGCACGTTTGGATTGCCTGCGAATCTTGCCGTGGTTCCGTGCGTCGCCGCCACGATGGCGCTGGGAGCGGCGCAGCTGCTGCTGTGGTGGTGCCCGCCGCTCGCGCAAGCGTGCGCGAATCTCAACTCGTGGCCGCTCGCGTGGATGCTCGGAGCGGTACGAACGTTTGCGTCATTGCCCGATGCGGCAATCCCGATGACGCCCGCACCGGCGTGGTGCATCGCGATCTACGACGCCGCGCTCCTCGCTGCGCCCGTACTCGTCCAACGGCGCGCGTACGTCGCCGCGTGTACGGCGACGATGTTCGCCGCCGGACTCGTCTTGTGGCCGCCGCATCTCGACGATCGCCGATTGAAAATCACGGTTCTCGACGTCGGTCAGGCGGACGCAATCGTCGTACGGACGCCGCGCGGACACGCGCTGCTCGTCGACGGGGGCGGACGTCTCGAGCGCGGTCCGCAAAACGACGAATCGTTGGCCGAGCGCGTCGGGGAACGCGTCGTCGTTCCATTTTTGTTGCGCCAGGGCATCCACGCCCTCGATGCCATCGTGCTTTCGCATCCGCACGGCGACCACGCCGGCGGCATCGCCCCGGTCCTGCGCAAGCTGCGCGTAACAGAGTTCGCCGACGGCGGTCAGCGTTACGGCGGCCACGCCTACCAAGACTCTCTCGCGACGGCGCACGCGCAGCGCGTGCCGATCGTTTATCCGCGCGCCGGCGACGAATGGCGCACCGACGACGGCGTCGTGCTGCACTTTCTCGGACCATCGCTGCCGTTGATCGCCAACTCCCACAACGATATCAACGAAAACTCAGTCGCGTTCACGTTGCGTTACAAATCGTTCTGCATGCTTTTCACCGGCGACGCCGGCGCCGCGGCGGAGGAGCGCTTCTTAGCGCAAGGCGCGGACCTCCGATGCGAGGTGCTGAAGGTCGGTCATCACGGCTCCGCATACTCGTCGACGCCTGCGTTCATTGCGGCAGTGCAGCCTCGTTACGCGATCATCTCGGTTGGCCGCCACAATCTTTTCGGACATCCAGCGCCTTCGACCATCGAGACACTCGAACGATTCGGCGCCACGATCTATCGGACCGACGAAAACGGCGCCGTCGTCGTGACGAGCGACGGTACGACTGCTCAGGTAATGCCGTCGCTGCAGTGA
- a CDS encoding NAD-dependent epimerase/dehydratase family protein yields MRIIVTGGAGFIGSHIVDVYLAAGHDVLVLDSLWEHGGGRRANVPDRASLVHMDIRDEMVGRMFAEFKPEIVSHHAAQHSVAISSRDPIYDAQVNVIGMLNVLENAVKAGVRKVIFASSGATFGNPEKFPITDDTPQLPTSPYGITKMVTEHYLRFYKAEKGLDFTALRYGNVYGPRQDPNGEAGVISIFIGKFLEKQGIRIDWDGEQTRDYVYVGDVARANLEALERGSGGCYVIGTGVKTSVNAIYRALVEISGFEAPVTHAPRRPGDPRDAQFDASRARKDLGWSATTKLIDGMRLTYEYFKAL; encoded by the coding sequence GTGCGAATCATTGTCACCGGCGGAGCCGGCTTCATCGGCTCCCATATCGTCGACGTGTATCTGGCGGCGGGACACGACGTGCTCGTGCTCGATTCGCTCTGGGAACACGGCGGCGGCCGCCGGGCCAACGTTCCCGACCGCGCGTCGTTGGTTCACATGGATATCCGCGACGAAATGGTCGGGCGCATGTTCGCCGAGTTCAAACCGGAGATCGTCAGCCATCACGCTGCCCAGCACTCGGTGGCAATCTCGTCCCGCGATCCCATTTACGACGCGCAAGTCAACGTCATCGGCATGCTCAACGTGCTCGAGAACGCCGTGAAGGCGGGAGTTCGCAAAGTGATCTTCGCGTCGAGCGGTGCGACGTTCGGCAATCCCGAGAAGTTCCCGATTACCGACGACACGCCGCAGTTACCGACGTCGCCGTACGGCATCACCAAGATGGTGACCGAGCATTATCTGCGCTTTTACAAAGCCGAAAAGGGCTTGGACTTTACGGCACTGCGCTACGGAAACGTTTACGGCCCGCGCCAAGATCCCAACGGCGAGGCCGGCGTCATCTCGATCTTCATCGGGAAGTTCCTCGAGAAACAAGGCATACGCATCGATTGGGACGGCGAGCAAACCCGGGATTATGTCTACGTGGGCGACGTTGCGCGCGCGAACCTCGAGGCGCTCGAGCGCGGATCCGGCGGCTGTTACGTGATCGGCACCGGGGTGAAGACGAGCGTCAACGCGATCTACCGCGCGCTGGTCGAGATCAGCGGCTTCGAAGCGCCGGTCACCCACGCTCCACGCCGGCCCGGGGATCCGCGCGACGCGCAGTTCGACGCAAGCCGCGCTCGCAAGGACCTCGGCTGGAGCGCGACCACGAAGCTGATCGACGGCATGCGCCTCACTTACGAGTATTTCAAGGCGCTCTGA